Within the Catalinimonas niigatensis genome, the region ACGGTGTAGGCAGCTTTTTCTTCCACATCAGATAACATCACCAGCATCTTTCCATTGCCCAGATAGTGTTGCAGAGTGACATAGTAGCCATTGGTAGCTTCTTCAATGTCAAAGAAATAGTCCTGGTCAAATGCTAGCTCGCCGCTATTGATTCTCACGATGGCAGAAGGTTTGGTGGAAGTGTATTCTCCGTTGTTGGTAGCCACTGCCGATGAAAAGGCATACACATCACCGTTTTCATCCACAGATAAACCTTCCGTAAAATACCTGCCGATAAAGCTGGTACGATCATCTTTAATGACAGTATTCAGGCTCATGTCAGGGTAGTTAAAGACGGCTATCCAACTGCTGTCAGGATACTGAGTACCGAAAACATCGTCGCAGCAACCTTTGATGCTGAAGTAAGGGGCAAAGACTTTATCTCCCACCTGGGTAAGCCAGGAGAAGTGCGCACGTTCCCCATTGTTGGCCAGTTCCACCACATTGATCTGCCCTTCATCTACGATCTCAATGTCTTGGGTATTGATCCGGTACCAGAGAGCGTTTTCATCACCGGAACGGGGAACTTTAGTCATCAGGATATCATCTCCAATCGCGGCAAAGGCCTGCACGGTTTCTGACTGGAAATCAGACAATTCGGTGAGTTCACCTTCCTCATCCAATTCGTAAGTGGTAACCGCTCCTGGATTTCCCTGCCCATAGAGCATGCTGAAAAACCTGTTGTTGTTGGTGACATAATAACGGTAAGTTCCATCCTGCTCTTTACCATTACCTACTGTGCTGACAGTTCCTTCCATCAGATTATCTACAG harbors:
- a CDS encoding DUF4374 domain-containing protein, yielding MLKHNNFLSSVFLLLAVLFVVSCSEDENPTPDDGDGDPTGGVKYIISSYPLASEGVADYLLTVDNLMEGTVSTVGNGKEQDGTYRYYVTNNNRFFSMLYGQGNPGAVTTYELDEEGELTELSDFQSETVQAFAAIGDDILMTKVPRSGDENALWYRINTQDIEIVDEGQINVVELANNGERAHFSWLTQVGDKVFAPYFSIKGCCDDVFGTQYPDSSWIAVFNYPDMSLNTVIKDDRTSFIGRYFTEGLSVDENGDVYAFSSAVATNNGEYTSTKPSAIVRINSGELAFDQDYFFDIEEATNGYYVTLQHYLGNGKMLVMLSDVEEKAAYTVGNRFAIADVYTQTITWVDGAPDPATITNVTRTNLVENGTAYVGITTQEGSYVYEFDASTATATQGIEVEGGQITAINKLTY